The proteins below are encoded in one region of Maribacter aestuarii:
- a CDS encoding ABC transporter permease/M1 family aminopeptidase, with protein sequence MKNNSPIVIAKTMGAITGIFMILASMIMGVSVLRDFEYNIESLLFSAPINKKDYLQGRFLGSFAVLLFAFTGILFGMMLSEFMPWHNPEDLLGFNAIVYIKTFLMVTLPTLFFGASLFFVTGALSRNLVVVYTQGIILFVIFMLTKAITHEFWQAILDPFSLTTTTFATKSWSALEKSTQELTFLGVLMYNKLFWVTLGILALIYGYKKFNFNVVKEKQSKRKRIQKLAAKSAYVNTDIEIPKVKKQYGLPSKWTQLKEFSWFYFISICKQASFWGIVICGMIIILINSVNLGTVYGVDSYPATYFIVEELQETSIYFFIIVLVFYSGELVWKERSAKLNLIYDATPMSSFLKLAGKYIGLNLIYVVLMLALIGSGIIFQTLRGYYKYEFQVYFYGFFLEILPFLALYTCIAFFIQSMVNHKFVGIMLVIVFFIANVALGLFGFDHDLYFFGGSALGTYSDMNGYGHFLKPYLLIKLYWFLFGILLLIIGSLVNVRGTETNLMQRIRASKNRLSKPLFIVASMVFLVFILMGSLIFYNTNILNTYWTNTKATEFRVAYEKELKQFEYVPQPKIVDVNLKVELYPSSRDYTVEGYYILKNTNAQPINEIHIQKLIEENITLDAVTFDGGATENNTYATYDYTIYQLHSSLNPGDSIKMNFKQSFTTNGFEAGNSNANIVENGTFFNNKDFPTLGYNRKYELSDRDERSEYNLSERTNRANRNDPKELVNARSGSDSDGIHFEMVIGTEINQTALVPGNLLREWTENNRNYFHYKMEIPMIDFYSIVSARYDIKKDQWISKSDAISKQVDLEVYYHKGHEYNIDRMMMAMKASLDYYSTNFSPYQYEQLRIMEFPRYAQFAQSFPGTVPFSESIGFVLDIDDETDVDMAFYVTAHEIAHQWFAMQVEAANVKGQYFILETLSQYAAMMVLKAHYPKEKVHQFLELQLEKYEEGKLRESGAEPTLALVDNQDYIYYAKGAINMYQFQKAIGEEQVNKALRRFLENWNTTNGKLKMKTNRYATSQDLLGYFRAVTPDSLQHILVDQFESVKPVEL encoded by the coding sequence ATGAAAAATAATTCACCCATAGTGATTGCAAAAACTATGGGAGCCATTACCGGTATATTTATGATTTTAGCGTCAATGATAATGGGCGTTTCCGTACTAAGGGATTTTGAATACAATATTGAATCATTGCTATTTTCTGCACCAATCAACAAAAAAGATTATTTACAAGGTCGATTTTTAGGATCGTTTGCAGTTTTGCTATTTGCATTTACAGGTATTTTATTTGGCATGATGCTAAGCGAATTTATGCCATGGCATAATCCAGAAGATCTATTAGGGTTTAATGCCATTGTTTATATAAAGACATTTTTAATGGTAACGTTACCAACGTTGTTTTTTGGAGCTTCGTTATTTTTTGTTACAGGTGCTTTAAGCAGAAACCTGGTGGTAGTCTATACACAAGGTATTATTTTATTTGTGATTTTTATGCTAACCAAAGCTATCACTCATGAATTTTGGCAAGCCATTCTAGATCCATTTTCGCTAACAACAACCACTTTTGCGACAAAGTCTTGGTCAGCGTTAGAAAAAAGTACACAAGAACTAACTTTTTTAGGGGTATTGATGTATAACAAACTGTTTTGGGTAACTCTAGGAATACTTGCGCTAATCTATGGTTATAAAAAATTCAATTTTAATGTTGTTAAAGAAAAGCAATCAAAGCGAAAACGAATTCAAAAATTGGCAGCTAAAAGTGCCTATGTAAATACTGATATAGAAATCCCTAAAGTTAAAAAACAATATGGTTTACCATCTAAATGGACACAGTTAAAAGAGTTTTCGTGGTTTTACTTTATCAGTATTTGCAAGCAAGCATCATTTTGGGGAATTGTTATTTGTGGGATGATTATCATCCTCATTAATTCCGTAAATCTCGGTACGGTATATGGCGTTGATAGCTATCCGGCAACCTACTTTATTGTTGAAGAACTTCAAGAAACATCCATTTATTTCTTTATCATCGTTTTGGTCTTTTATTCCGGAGAATTGGTCTGGAAGGAGAGGAGTGCAAAGCTCAATCTAATTTATGATGCAACACCCATGTCTAGCTTTTTAAAATTAGCCGGTAAGTACATTGGGTTGAACTTAATTTATGTTGTACTCATGCTCGCTTTAATTGGGTCGGGAATTATATTTCAAACATTAAGAGGGTATTACAAATATGAATTCCAAGTCTATTTTTATGGTTTCTTCTTAGAGATTTTACCGTTTTTAGCACTGTATACATGCATTGCATTTTTTATTCAATCTATGGTAAACCATAAGTTTGTAGGCATAATGTTGGTGATTGTATTTTTTATTGCCAATGTTGCTTTAGGTTTATTCGGGTTTGATCACGATTTATATTTTTTCGGAGGCAGTGCTTTAGGAACGTATTCTGATATGAATGGTTATGGTCATTTTTTAAAACCCTATCTGTTAATTAAATTGTATTGGTTTCTCTTCGGAATACTATTACTAATTATTGGGTCTTTAGTAAACGTAAGAGGTACTGAAACCAATTTAATGCAACGCATAAGAGCTAGCAAAAACAGATTGAGCAAGCCGCTTTTTATAGTTGCTTCTATGGTCTTTTTAGTATTTATACTAATGGGAAGTTTAATCTTTTACAATACGAATATTTTAAACACCTATTGGACCAATACTAAAGCAACTGAATTTAGAGTAGCTTATGAAAAAGAACTCAAACAGTTTGAATATGTACCACAGCCCAAAATAGTAGATGTGAATTTAAAAGTGGAATTGTATCCTTCATCAAGAGATTATACTGTGGAAGGGTATTATATATTAAAAAACACCAATGCGCAACCCATTAATGAGATTCATATTCAGAAACTAATTGAAGAGAATATCACATTAGATGCTGTCACTTTTGATGGAGGCGCAACAGAAAATAATACATACGCTACCTACGATTATACTATCTATCAGTTGCATAGCTCTTTGAATCCTGGAGATTCAATTAAAATGAACTTTAAGCAATCATTCACTACGAATGGATTTGAAGCAGGTAATTCAAATGCTAATATTGTTGAAAATGGAACATTCTTTAACAATAAAGACTTTCCAACATTAGGCTACAACAGAAAATATGAGCTAAGTGATAGGGATGAACGTTCAGAATATAATTTATCTGAAAGAACAAATAGAGCAAATAGAAATGACCCTAAAGAATTAGTTAATGCAAGATCTGGTAGTGATTCTGACGGTATTCATTTTGAAATGGTCATAGGAACAGAAATTAACCAAACAGCTTTAGTTCCTGGGAATTTATTGAGGGAGTGGACAGAAAATAATCGTAATTATTTTCATTATAAAATGGAAATTCCAATGATTGATTTTTACTCAATTGTTTCAGCAAGGTATGACATAAAAAAAGACCAATGGATTTCAAAATCTGATGCTATTTCGAAACAAGTAGATTTAGAAGTTTACTATCATAAAGGTCATGAGTATAACATAGATAGAATGATGATGGCTATGAAAGCCTCATTGGATTACTATAGCACAAATTTCAGTCCGTATCAATATGAACAGTTACGTATCATGGAGTTTCCGCGTTATGCGCAATTTGCACAATCATTTCCGGGCACTGTTCCATTCTCAGAATCTATAGGTTTTGTTTTAGATATTGATGATGAAACCGATGTAGATATGGCATTTTATGTAACTGCACACGAAATTGCCCACCAATGGTTTGCTATGCAAGTAGAAGCCGCAAATGTAAAAGGGCAATACTTTATTTTGGAAACACTTTCTCAATATGCAGCCATGATGGTTTTAAAAGCGCACTATCCAAAAGAAAAGGTTCATCAATTTTTAGAGTTGCAATTAGAGAAATACGAAGAAGGCAAACTCAGAGAATCTGGAGCAGAACCAACGCTAGCATTAGTAGATAATCAAGACTATATTTATTATGCTAAAGGTGCCATTAACATGTATCAATTTCAAAAGGCAATAGGCGAGGAGCAGGTCAATAAAGCTTTAAGACGCTTTTTGGAAAATTGGAATACCACTAACGGTAAGCTTAAAATGAAAACCAATCGCTATGCCACCAGTCAAGACTTGTTAGGCTATTTTAGAGCGGTTACACCAGATTCGTTACAGCATATACTAGTTGATCAATTTGAAAGTGTTAAGCCTGTAGAATTGTAA
- a CDS encoding LytR/AlgR family response regulator transcription factor, protein MKTYKAVIIDDERLAREEVKRALKKYPEFIVVGEANNVDAAIKLVADEDPDLLFLDIHMPEKSGFDLLEELTTVPEVVFTTAYDQYAVKAFELNALDYLVKPLREERFAKTIEKVKQELAEKAKVSQDVLPMHKKIFIKDGEKCYFIPISDIYYIESMDNYARLYFGGKKAMIKRSLNLLEKKLDTTVFFRANRSQIINTHFIKEIHPHFNNKLHIILISGEKIEVSSRQSVKFKNWNSL, encoded by the coding sequence ATGAAAACATATAAAGCGGTTATTATCGATGATGAACGTTTAGCGCGAGAAGAGGTAAAACGTGCTTTAAAAAAATATCCGGAATTTATCGTGGTTGGAGAGGCAAACAATGTGGATGCGGCTATAAAATTAGTAGCGGACGAAGATCCAGACCTATTGTTTTTGGACATACACATGCCTGAAAAGTCAGGATTTGATTTATTAGAAGAATTAACCACCGTTCCAGAAGTTGTTTTTACAACTGCGTATGACCAATACGCTGTAAAAGCTTTCGAATTAAACGCATTGGACTATTTGGTTAAACCTTTACGGGAAGAACGCTTTGCAAAAACCATAGAAAAAGTAAAACAGGAGTTGGCAGAGAAGGCAAAGGTGTCACAAGATGTTTTGCCCATGCATAAAAAGATTTTTATTAAAGACGGCGAAAAATGTTATTTCATTCCAATTTCTGATATCTACTATATTGAATCGATGGATAATTATGCGCGCCTATACTTTGGTGGTAAAAAGGCTATGATCAAACGTTCATTAAATCTACTTGAAAAAAAGTTAGATACCACCGTGTTTTTTAGAGCCAATAGGAGTCAAATTATCAACACACATTTTATTAAAGAAATTCACCCGCATTTTAATAATAAGCTACACATCATCTTGATTTCTGGTGAAAAGATTGAAGTTTCAAGCCGACAGTCTGTTAAGTTTAAAAACTGGAATAGCTTATAA
- a CDS encoding sensor histidine kinase produces MNISTKTLKSNRTNALYWKCQLLGWCTVSVYWAYTVYTRDDYGVFYTFCNYVLDVAIGIFLTHMYRTYALKANWSQLPIKKLLVRVIPSILLLAFLYVLLNNLKWYGYWTLIAEEDKNIWVSLLYWDPILLTGLRLMSIWILAYHLYHYYQKEVVTAREYAQLSLVAKQAQLDNLSAQLNPHFLFNSLNSIKSLIVENPNVARRGIDLLSDLLRSSLYEKDKDLISVKNELALVNDYIELEKLRFEERLEIDITLDKTLAHFKIPTLSIQLLIENAIKHGIDKVIEGGLITLKIDKNGDQVYIQVQNPGKLNDTKSANGLGLMNLKKRLELQYNKEASFTLEEIANNIVQATILVPYRADENI; encoded by the coding sequence ATGAATATCAGTACAAAAACACTCAAAAGTAATAGAACAAACGCCCTTTATTGGAAGTGCCAATTACTAGGATGGTGTACTGTTTCTGTTTATTGGGCATACACGGTATACACAAGAGATGACTATGGGGTGTTTTACACTTTCTGTAATTATGTTTTAGATGTTGCCATTGGAATTTTCCTGACCCACATGTACAGAACATATGCTTTAAAGGCAAATTGGAGTCAATTACCCATTAAAAAGCTGCTTGTTCGTGTAATTCCCAGTATACTTTTATTGGCTTTTTTATATGTGCTTTTAAACAATTTGAAGTGGTATGGCTATTGGACCTTGATAGCGGAAGAAGATAAGAATATATGGGTATCGCTTCTTTATTGGGATCCCATATTACTTACCGGTTTACGGTTAATGTCTATCTGGATTTTAGCGTATCATCTGTATCATTATTATCAAAAAGAAGTTGTAACGGCAAGAGAATATGCTCAACTTTCCTTAGTGGCGAAACAAGCACAATTAGATAATTTATCGGCTCAACTAAACCCACATTTTTTATTTAATTCCTTGAATTCCATAAAGTCCTTAATTGTTGAGAACCCTAATGTAGCCAGACGTGGGATAGACTTATTGTCCGACTTATTACGTTCCTCTTTATATGAAAAAGATAAAGACTTAATTTCAGTAAAAAACGAATTAGCTTTAGTAAATGATTACATAGAGTTGGAAAAACTTCGTTTTGAAGAACGATTGGAAATAGACATCACTCTTGATAAGACGTTAGCCCATTTTAAAATTCCAACCTTGAGCATCCAATTATTGATAGAAAATGCCATTAAACACGGAATTGACAAAGTTATTGAAGGTGGGTTAATAACTTTGAAAATTGATAAGAACGGAGATCAAGTCTATATACAAGTTCAAAATCCAGGAAAATTAAATGATACTAAATCTGCAAATGGTTTAGGTTTAATGAACTTAAAGAAGCGCTTGGAGCTTCAATATAATAAAGAGGCTTCTTTTACTTTAGAAGAAATAGCTAATAATATAGTACAAGCGACTATACTAGTACCCTACAGAGCAGATGAAAACATATAA